ATGTAAAAGTCATACACCAGATAGTAGTAGATGGGCAGTACCTTCTTGGTGATCTCGGGCGTGAGGTAGGCAAAGATGTGGTCTTTCATGAAGTCGACATACCAGCGGGCCTGCTCGTCGGTGAGGTCGCTGCCGGTGTAGGAGCCACCGCCGCCGGTCCAGCTGCGGTTGAAGTCGTCGGAGCTGAAATCTTTGTAGATGAGGTATATGCCGAATTTTTTCTGAATGTCGATGATGTCCTGATCCCACGGCTGGTTTCCTTGTGGAAATTCAAACCGCGTGGGCATGCCTTCGTTCGAGGGTATGATTGCCTCTTCCTTGTGGCAGGCGGTGAGGGAGATGACGGCCGAGAGAAAGAAAACGGGGAGGAATTTTATTTTCATATTCATGGGAATATATTTTATCGTTCGGGTGCCAGTTGGTTTTGTTCGAGGTAGGGATTCTTTTCCAGAATCGAGGGCGCCAGCGGCATGGCATACGAGAGGTCGTTGTGTTGGAGCGTGTAGCGTTTGGTAACAACCCCCTGTTTTTTCCAGTCGCGCGAGAACGACGGCATTCCGTAGCGTCGCAGGTCGAACCAGCGGTGCCCTTCGAAGCAGAGTTCGAGACGCCGTTCGAGGCGTATCCGTTCGAGCAGGGCGTCGCCCGTGAGGGTGGGGTCGATGGGCGTATAGTTCTCTTCGTTGAAACGTTTCTGCCGCAACTCCTCGATCAAGGTGCGGGCAAGTCCCTCTTCATCGTTCATCACCGCAGCCTCGGCCGCGTTGAGGTATGCCTCGGCCAGGCGGAAAGCCTGCCCGAAGGAGTTGGAGTTACCCGGCTCGTGATTGGCCTCGATTTGGTATTTCCCGAGCGGCAGGTAGATGGCGTCGTTGCGGTATTCGGTTACGATATAGTGTTTCTTGCGCAGGTCGCCGGGGGTAAAGGCGTCGAGCAGGTCGGGCGAGGCGTTGAAAAACTTCTGTGTGGAGTTGTCGCTGAGCGTGACATACAGGTTCAGGTAATAAGATATGTCGGCGATGCTGCCGTAGACCCAAACGCAGTCGGGGCTGTCCATCTTGATGAAGTTGTAGTAGGGCTGGGCGGTCGATGCTGCCGGCAAGGTGCGCAGGTCGGTGAGGGAGAAGTTCCATTCGTCGATGACCTTTTGGGCATAACGTTGAGCCTCGGTCCAGTTCTCGGTGTAGAGATATACGCGCGATTTGAGCAACTGCACCATGGGCAGGCTGGTCTTGCCGTCGGGCTGGTACTGTTTCTCGCGGGGAAGGGTCAGGTACAAATCCTCGGCATTGTCGAGGTCTTCGAATATTTGTTGGTAGACTTCGTCGACCGTGTTGCGTTCGAGAAATTTGTTTTCGAGGGCGCTGGTCAGTTTCAAGGGTACGCCGAGCGACGTCTTGTCGTAGTTGTAGGGCATACCGTAGGTGTTTACCAGCAAGAAGTAGTAGAATGCCCGCAGGGCGTAGGCTTGTGCCTTGACGTAGGCTTTCTCCTCGGCGGTTCCCGTTACGCCGTCGATATAGTCGAGGGCGGCATTGGCGCCCAGGATAAATTCGTAGGTGCTTTCCCAAATGTTTATCGGCATCATGCCCAAACCCTCCATGGTGATGAACATGGTGGGTTGCCAGCCGAAGAGGGCTTGGTATCCGCTCTCGAAACTGATGGAGTTGTCGTCGAGCGTACCTTCGGTATCGGCGCAGCAGATGTCGTCGTTGAAGATTTCGAGATAGGCGCTGATGCTGGTCGAGCCCGACGGTTTGGGATAGGCTTCGCCCAGCAGCATTTCGTTGAGGGCGTTTGCCTCTTTGGGTACGAACTCGCTTTGCGATTTGGGTTCGAGAAAATCGCCGCAGGAGAGTGCGGTAAGAGCGAGAATGGCGGTGAGGATATATTTGGTCATGAGCGGGTTGTTTGTGGTGAGGTTATGTTAAAATCCGACGTTGATGCCCAAGGAGAAAGTGCGGGGCATGACGCTGTTCTGCACTTCGGGGTCGAATCCGTTGAATCGCTTGCTGGCGATGACGAAAATGTTGTTGACGTTGGCACTGAGCATGAGATTGCTCACTCCTATCTTTTCGAGTTTACCGGGCTTGATATTCCACGAGAGCCCGATTTGCTGGCAGCGGAGGAAAGAGGCGTTTACCACCATGGCGTCCGACTCTTCCCACACATAGATGGGATATTCCGTCTCTCCGTTAGGAAGGCTTATGTAGACTTGGCTCTGTCCCGGCAGGGAGGGGATGATGGTGTGCAACTCGTCGCCCGGCTTTTTCCAACGGTTGAGGAGGTCGCGGTTCACGTTCACGTCGGGTTCGGGCATGAAGTAGCGGTTGCCAAACTGTTCATACGGCGAGAGCAGACGCTTTTTCCCGCCCAGCAGTACCGAGAAACTGGTGCTGAGGGTGAGCGACTTGTAGCGTATGCTCAGGTTGAGGCCGCCGGTAAAGAAGGGGTCGCGTTGGCCCGAGTACACGAGATAGGTCGTGGGGTCGAGCGTGCGGCTGCGCATCTCCTCGGGAACGTCGAGGAGGTTGAAGAGCGGTTGTCCCGTCTGCCCGTCGAGCCCGGCAAACGAGTATGACCAAAAGCCCCCGATGGGGTATCCCTCCTTGACGATGACATCGGTGCGGCCGTTCAGGAAGTCGGACGTCACGGCTTCGTAGTCCGACTTGCCGGCACGGTTCCAGTTTTTCGAGGCGTTCACGCTGATGCTCATGGCAAAGTCGCGGGTCTGCACCGGCGTGAAGCTGACGGTGTATTCCACCCCCTGGTTGGTGATGATACCGCCGTTCATGTTCATCTCCGAGATACCGTACTCATAGGGCAGCGACTGGGCCACGATGGCATTGGAGCGTCGGGAGTAGTATTCGAGGTTCATGTTTACCATGTGGAAGAGCTCCAGGTCGAGACCTACGTTCCAACTCGTCGTGCGTTCCCAACTGAGGTTGGGGTTGGGTATTTGGGAGATGGTCGATTGGTATTGGTTGTAGAGGTTGGCGATGGTTCCTTGGGTGAGAATGAGGTCGGGGCTGAGCCGGGTGATGGCGTTGCCCTGTATGCCGTAGGTACCGCGGAAATTGAGCACGGTCAGCCACGGCAGGTAATCTTTGATAAAGAATTCTTCCGAGGCCCGCCACGAGAAACCGAACGAGTAGGTGGGGTCGATGCGGTGGTTGGCATCTTGTCCGAAGCGGTTCGACGCGTCGTTACGGATATTGGCGTTGATTACATATCGGTCGAGGAACGAGTAGGCAAAGGTGGCGAAGACCGAGAAGAAGTTGTTGGTCTGGTTCGTTTTCCGCCATTGACCCTCGTAGATGCGTTGGAGAATACCCCACGCCTTGTCGATGCCGCCGCTTATGGGTACCAAATCGCTGAGCGGGGTGGGTTGCACCAGTTTCTCGCCCCGGTCGGGCACATAGCCGTAGACGGTGTTGGAGATGGCGTTGTTGGTGGCCGAGCGCACTTCGACGCCGATGAGGGCGTTTAAGCGGCCCGCGCGGCCGAACGATTTCGACACCTGCAACTTGTTCTGTATGTTGTAAGAGGTCTGGCGGGAGTTGTTGGTAAACAGTTCACCGCCGAAAGGCAGCATGGCGGCCTTGAATTCGGGGCTGCTGGGCAGCACCGAGTTGAAGTCATATCCGCGATAGTCCTCGGCGATGCCGAAGGTGCGTTCGGTGCGGTACGACTGGTTGTCGCTGTTGGTATTGCTGTATCCGCCGGTAAACTGATAGGTGAGCCAGTCGAGAATGCGCCATTTCAGGTCGAGCGACGCCGAGAGGTCGGTCGATTTTGAGGAGGAGCCGCTGTTGTCCCGCTCGTTCATGAAGTTGTAGCTGAGCGAGGTGACGGTGTTGTTCAGCGAGTAGGTCGCTCTCTTTTGGTAGAAAACGGGGTTGCCGGCTTCGTCATACGCGGGTATGGTGCGGTTGGCGGTTGTGGCATATTGCAGCGGGTTGACATTCTGACCGAAGCCCGTCGTCTCGCTTACGCTGCCGCTTATCGAGGCGTTGATGCTCAACTTGTCGTTGGGCGTGAAGTCGATGTTGATGCGGCCCGTCATGCGTTCGCTGTCGTTGCCGATTTCCTGACCCGACGACTTGGCATAGCTCACCGACGTGTTGTAGAAAATCTTGTTGGTGCCGCCGCGCACGCTCAGGTTGTGGTTGTGGCTGAATGCGTTGCGGGTGAGCAGGGAGAACCAGTCGGTGTTTTGGGTCTCCAAGACGGCGCGCTGTCGC
The sequence above is drawn from the Candidatus Caccoplasma merdavium genome and encodes:
- a CDS encoding SusC/RagA family TonB-linked outer membrane protein encodes the protein MKTGIRPTSLHIGYLVALFLLLLAPLQVSAQEARLSIDVKDATLDAVAWYIQQKSNCIISYESDDIGEINHLNIAVKNKTVSEILDLCLDGTDLYYEKEGNTYLIKKKAAARKVYITGIIKDETGEVLPGTTVQLKGTKTGAVSGMDGRYSILIPDQKGVKLLYSFIGMEAQEKTYTGNTRIDVTLAATTNSMEEVVVTGYQNIKRKDLVGSFTTLKVDDILMPAYTSIDQMLQGRVAGMVVTNTSTRVGTSPQIQIRGTSTLMGNQDPLWVVDGIIQEDPLELESASLMTDDLKNIIGNQISWLNPQDIETITVLKDASATAIYGSKASNGVIEITTKKGKMDRLTINYSANFSITNRPHYDDLNYMNSQERIQFSEEAFNWGTSYASVPIKQPYTYEGLMRMYLENDISQEEFLRQRAVLETQNTDWFSLLTRNAFSHNHNLSVRGGTNKIFYNTSVSYAKSSGQEIGNDSERMTGRINIDFTPNDKLSINASISGSVSETTGFGQNVNPLQYATTANRTIPAYDEAGNPVFYQKRATYSLNNTVTSLSYNFMNERDNSGSSSKSTDLSASLDLKWRILDWLTYQFTGGYSNTNSDNQSYRTERTFGIAEDYRGYDFNSVLPSSPEFKAAMLPFGGELFTNNSRQTSYNIQNKLQVSKSFGRAGRLNALIGVEVRSATNNAISNTVYGYVPDRGEKLVQPTPLSDLVPISGGIDKAWGILQRIYEGQWRKTNQTNNFFSVFATFAYSFLDRYVINANIRNDASNRFGQDANHRIDPTYSFGFSWRASEEFFIKDYLPWLTVLNFRGTYGIQGNAITRLSPDLILTQGTIANLYNQYQSTISQIPNPNLSWERTTSWNVGLDLELFHMVNMNLEYYSRRSNAIVAQSLPYEYGISEMNMNGGIITNQGVEYTVSFTPVQTRDFAMSISVNASKNWNRAGKSDYEAVTSDFLNGRTDVIVKEGYPIGGFWSYSFAGLDGQTGQPLFNLLDVPEEMRSRTLDPTTYLVYSGQRDPFFTGGLNLSIRYKSLTLSTSFSVLLGGKKRLLSPYEQFGNRYFMPEPDVNVNRDLLNRWKKPGDELHTIIPSLPGQSQVYISLPNGETEYPIYVWEESDAMVVNASFLRCQQIGLSWNIKPGKLEKIGVSNLMLSANVNNIFVIASKRFNGFDPEVQNSVMPRTFSLGINVGF
- a CDS encoding RagB/SusD family nutrient uptake outer membrane protein yields the protein MTKYILTAILALTALSCGDFLEPKSQSEFVPKEANALNEMLLGEAYPKPSGSTSISAYLEIFNDDICCADTEGTLDDNSISFESGYQALFGWQPTMFITMEGLGMMPINIWESTYEFILGANAALDYIDGVTGTAEEKAYVKAQAYALRAFYYFLLVNTYGMPYNYDKTSLGVPLKLTSALENKFLERNTVDEVYQQIFEDLDNAEDLYLTLPREKQYQPDGKTSLPMVQLLKSRVYLYTENWTEAQRYAQKVIDEWNFSLTDLRTLPAASTAQPYYNFIKMDSPDCVWVYGSIADISYYLNLYVTLSDNSTQKFFNASPDLLDAFTPGDLRKKHYIVTEYRNDAIYLPLGKYQIEANHEPGNSNSFGQAFRLAEAYLNAAEAAVMNDEEGLARTLIEELRQKRFNEENYTPIDPTLTGDALLERIRLERRLELCFEGHRWFDLRRYGMPSFSRDWKKQGVVTKRYTLQHNDLSYAMPLAPSILEKNPYLEQNQLAPER